The following are from one region of the Paenalkalicoccus suaedae genome:
- a CDS encoding glycoside hydrolase family 32 protein, translated as MEWTREERYRLLDDVDEQELIELKRRVDDSPYRLHYHIQPPIGLLNDPNGFAYYNGEYHLFYQWFPLGPVHGLKHWYHLTSTDLVQWEENGVGIAPTHYYDSHGAFSGTAMEHDNKLYLMYTGNTRDQEWNRTSYQAVAVMEAGEITKSDHPVISELPPGYTSHFRDPKLWKEGGMFYALIGAQRTNQTGCVLLYQSSDLQTWDFVGEVNVQEELKSFGFMWECPDYLKVDGEHVFMFCPQGLEADGMHYQNLYQSGYMLIDQIDVDQPALYSSTFYEFDRGFDFYAPQTTTDEFGNKVLIGWMGLPEIEYPSDQGGWAHCMTIPRELRIECGKLKQMPVTAITKRRQTSRHVTDDLLNEQQSYDGFSGVSYELDCNLRATTAKRMGILVRTGVGEQTKLIFDLETNLFTLDRSSAGKPFAIDYGTTRSCSLKGSSIDLRVFVDTSSIEVFLNGGEEVFTARIFPDQKSDGIVFFTEGGEAKLEASFYRYHS; from the coding sequence ATGGAATGGACGAGAGAAGAAAGATATCGATTATTAGATGATGTCGACGAGCAGGAGCTTATCGAATTAAAGCGGCGCGTTGACGATAGTCCGTACAGACTTCACTATCATATCCAGCCGCCAATTGGCCTGTTAAACGACCCAAATGGCTTTGCGTATTATAACGGCGAGTATCATTTATTTTATCAGTGGTTCCCGCTAGGACCCGTGCATGGGCTCAAGCACTGGTATCACCTTACCTCTACAGATCTAGTGCAATGGGAAGAAAATGGAGTAGGAATTGCTCCAACTCATTACTACGACAGCCATGGGGCATTTTCTGGAACGGCGATGGAGCATGATAATAAACTTTATTTGATGTATACCGGAAATACGCGAGATCAGGAGTGGAATCGTACCTCATATCAGGCGGTCGCTGTTATGGAGGCAGGAGAAATTACAAAATCGGATCACCCGGTGATCTCGGAGCTTCCGCCAGGCTACACGTCTCATTTTAGAGATCCCAAGCTGTGGAAGGAAGGCGGCATGTTTTATGCATTGATTGGTGCGCAGCGAACGAATCAGACTGGCTGTGTGCTATTATATCAATCTTCTGATTTACAAACATGGGATTTCGTTGGTGAAGTGAATGTTCAAGAAGAGCTTAAGTCGTTTGGCTTTATGTGGGAGTGCCCGGATTATTTAAAGGTTGATGGGGAGCATGTGTTTATGTTTTGTCCTCAAGGGCTTGAAGCCGATGGTATGCACTACCAAAACCTTTATCAATCAGGGTATATGCTAATTGATCAAATAGATGTCGATCAACCTGCGCTTTACTCTTCTACGTTTTATGAATTTGATCGTGGGTTTGATTTTTACGCACCTCAGACAACGACAGATGAGTTTGGAAATAAAGTCTTAATCGGCTGGATGGGACTACCGGAAATAGAGTATCCATCTGATCAAGGTGGATGGGCGCACTGTATGACGATCCCTCGAGAGCTTCGTATAGAATGTGGTAAACTAAAACAAATGCCAGTAACGGCTATAACAAAGCGAAGACAGACGAGTCGGCATGTGACCGATGATCTATTGAATGAGCAACAATCATACGATGGGTTTTCTGGAGTAAGCTATGAGTTAGACTGCAATCTCCGAGCTACAACAGCTAAGAGAATGGGAATCCTAGTGCGAACGGGTGTCGGAGAACAAACCAAGCTAATCTTTGATCTTGAGACCAACTTATTTACATTAGATCGTTCTTCAGCTGGCAAACCGTTCGCAATAGACTACGGAACGACGCGATCTTGCTCTCTCAAAGGGAGTAGTATTGATTTACGTGTCTTCGTAGATACATCTTCCATCGAAGTGTTTTTAAATGGCGGAGAAGAAGTTTTTACAGCACGAATATTTCCTGATCAAAAAAGTGATGGCATTGTGTTTTTTACAGAGGGCGGCGAAGCTAAACTCGAAGCCTCTTTTTATCGTTATCACTCTTAG
- a CDS encoding LacI family DNA-binding transcriptional regulator — MTKDISITEVAKRAGVSIATVSRVFHNRGPVKESTRRKIESIIEETGYTPNQLARELANKKTQLIGLIVHDFTGEGLPRAINGVNQIVEDQGYHVLMTSTRGNLDSELRNFEILRSKRVEGIIFATRSFKKEHQEIIEKLPIPVVVMLQDTTENGISSVFFQNKQFAYDATKALLGMNHRQLAFFGGPSASVNSSHRKDGFIQAFMEAGMTPDDKMVKHGDFSIESGYIQMNKLLALKKPFTALVTINDAVAIGAINCLLDHGMRIPEDVSIIALDKTVVADASRVQLSAVSYSYQDLGIQAAKLLVKQIGSGNKTIEQIKIDYDVHLQDSTQRLNVKE, encoded by the coding sequence ATGACTAAAGATATTAGTATTACAGAAGTAGCAAAGCGTGCCGGCGTGTCTATTGCGACGGTCTCACGCGTTTTCCATAATCGTGGACCTGTAAAGGAGTCGACGAGACGTAAGATTGAATCGATTATCGAAGAGACTGGATACACGCCAAATCAATTAGCTCGTGAGCTTGCGAATAAAAAGACGCAGCTCATTGGCTTAATTGTGCATGATTTCACTGGTGAAGGCTTACCGAGAGCAATTAATGGAGTTAATCAAATCGTAGAGGATCAAGGCTACCACGTTCTTATGACTAGTACGCGAGGAAATTTGGACAGTGAGCTACGTAATTTTGAGATATTGCGTTCAAAACGCGTCGAGGGGATTATTTTTGCAACAAGGTCCTTTAAGAAGGAGCATCAAGAAATCATTGAGAAGCTTCCAATTCCTGTTGTTGTGATGCTTCAGGATACAACGGAAAATGGTATTTCAAGCGTCTTCTTTCAGAACAAGCAGTTTGCCTATGATGCAACGAAAGCATTACTCGGCATGAATCATAGGCAGCTTGCCTTCTTTGGTGGACCATCCGCTTCAGTAAACTCCTCTCATCGAAAAGATGGATTCATTCAAGCATTCATGGAAGCGGGTATGACACCTGACGATAAGATGGTGAAGCACGGGGATTTTTCCATCGAATCAGGCTATATTCAAATGAACAAGCTGTTAGCACTCAAAAAACCTTTTACCGCGCTTGTTACAATAAATGATGCAGTAGCAATTGGTGCGATAAATTGTTTGTTGGACCATGGGATGCGCATTCCTGAAGATGTTTCTATCATTGCGCTTGATAAAACAGTAGTAGCTGATGCATCACGTGTGCAACTTTCTGCTGTAAGTTATTCGTATCAGGATCTAGGCATTCAAGCAGCTAAGCTACTAGTGAAGCAAATTGGTTCTGGAAATAAGACGATAGAGCAAATTAAAATTGATTACGATGTACATTTACAAGATAGCACGCAACGGTTAAACGTTAAAGAATGA